In the genome of Cryptomeria japonica chromosome 8, Sugi_1.0, whole genome shotgun sequence, one region contains:
- the LOC131045857 gene encoding pathogenesis-related thaumatin-like protein 3.8 produces MATVSNLALLLVARLAISLYMQEAGAVKFDIRNQCGYTVWAAGLPGGGQQLNQGQTWTVNVPAGTKGARFWGRTGCSFDASGRGTCQTGDCGGQLSCTVSGAVPTTLAEYTLNGSSNQDFYDISLVNGFNVPLSITPTNTQCTAPACKADVNAVCPTELKVDGGCKSACAVFQTDQYCCRGTYVGNCPATTYSMVFKNQCPQAYSYANDDDSSTFVCPSGSTDYVIVFCPSQPIPTHKYIHVYIRLNVE; encoded by the exons ATGGCAACAGTATCAAATCTTGCGCTTCTTCTTGTGGCAAGACTGGCCATCTCTTTATATATGCAAG AGGCGGGAGCAGTTAAGTTTGATATACGGAACCAGTGCGGGTACACAGTCTGGGCGGCGGGATTACCTGGAGGAGGGCAGCAGCTCAACCAGGGTCAAACATGGACGGTGAATGTGCCGGCGGGGACAAAGGGAGCAAGATTCTGGGGCCGAACCGGCTGCTCTTTCGATGCGAGCGGGAGAGGAACCTGTCAAACCGGTGACTGCGGCGGCCAACTGAGCTGCACAGTCTCGGGAGCCGTTCCCACCACGCTGGCCGAGTACACCCTCAATGGAAGTAGTAACCAGGACTTCTACGACATCTCGCTGGTGAACGGCTTCAACGTTCCTCTTTCCATCACTCCCACCAATACTCAGTGCACCGCCCCTGCATGCAAAGCCGACGTGAATGCTGTGTGCCCCACTGAATTGAAGGTAGATGGCGGATGTAAAAGTGCCTGCGCTGTCTTTCAAACTGACCAGTATTGCTGCAGAGGTACCTATGTCGGCAACTGCCCTGCCACAACCTATTCGATGGTATTCAAGAACCAGTGTCCTCAGGCCTACAGTTATGCCAACGACGATGACTCCAGCACATTCGTTTGCCCCTCTGGTAGCACCGACTACGTTATTGTTTTCTGTCCATCCCAGCCCATACCGACGCAcaaatacatacatgtatacatacgtTTAAATGTGGAATAA